In the genome of Limnobaculum zhutongyuii, one region contains:
- a CDS encoding fimbrial protein, producing MKLKNVFLSAAIVAALGTTAVQAASNGTVNFTGEVIDQTCDITIDGNTSPATVALDAVDKAQLASPGATAKRTGFNIGLSNCSGTATVTKASAFFENGATVDPINYRLLNTLTGATAATNVQLQLLDATTGTPIQVGNPSQATNSTTYDLTSGSATLPYAVEYYATGTATPGLVASAVNFTINYF from the coding sequence ATGAAACTGAAGAACGTATTTTTATCCGCTGCGATTGTTGCTGCATTAGGAACTACAGCTGTACAGGCCGCTTCTAACGGTACCGTGAACTTTACCGGTGAAGTTATCGACCAAACCTGTGATATCACCATTGATGGTAACACCAGCCCGGCGACCGTAGCGCTGGATGCAGTTGATAAAGCGCAGCTGGCCAGCCCGGGTGCAACGGCTAAACGTACCGGTTTTAACATCGGCCTGTCTAACTGTTCCGGTACCGCAACGGTCACCAAAGCGTCCGCGTTCTTTGAAAACGGCGCAACGGTTGACCCAATCAACTACCGTCTGCTGAACACCCTGACCGGTGCTACTGCGGCAACTAACGTTCAGCTGCAACTGCTGGATGCCACTACCGGTACACCAATTCAGGTGGGTAACCCGAGCCAGGCCACTAACTCAACCACTTATGACCTGACTTCTGGTTCAGCCACCCTGCCATATGCCGTTGAGTACTATGCAACAGGTACTGCAACGCCGGGTCTGGTTGCCAGTGCGGTTAACTTCACCATTAACTATTTCTAA
- a CDS encoding phosphorothioated DNA-binding restriction endonuclease, whose amino-acid sequence MVTSKTLQTAMSHLSIWRKGDQRAPHKPLLLLYVLSEYQKGHQRLFSYGEEIHPALIELLKSFGPQRREHYPAMPFWRLRGDGFWELKNDDLCTPQTGSKEPPKRELIEHNVMGGFDLQSYQLLLDNPKLIDKLCQQILSEHFPDSVQELIANRLDLSLIDVRKARDPHFRQNILRAYNYQCAVCGYNLRHDSTPVGLEAAHIKWKQYGGPCTVTNGLALCSLHHSAFDMGVIGIDDGMRLLVSEGVNGSQMVDRLFWDFAGHAILLPKSPEYYPLEQFVEWHQKQVFKS is encoded by the coding sequence ATGGTCACCAGTAAAACACTGCAAACGGCAATGTCTCATCTTTCCATCTGGCGTAAGGGAGATCAGCGTGCACCGCATAAGCCATTACTGCTGCTGTATGTTTTATCTGAATATCAAAAAGGTCATCAACGGCTATTTAGTTATGGAGAGGAAATACATCCAGCACTGATTGAGCTACTTAAAAGTTTTGGCCCCCAAAGAAGAGAACATTATCCTGCGATGCCATTTTGGCGCTTACGTGGCGACGGGTTTTGGGAGTTGAAAAACGACGATCTCTGTACTCCACAAACAGGCAGTAAAGAGCCTCCAAAGCGAGAGTTGATTGAACACAACGTAATGGGCGGTTTTGATCTGCAAAGTTATCAACTGTTACTCGACAATCCTAAGTTGATCGATAAGTTATGCCAACAGATCCTGAGTGAGCATTTTCCAGATAGTGTTCAGGAGCTGATTGCCAACCGTTTAGACCTGTCCCTTATTGATGTTCGTAAAGCTCGCGATCCTCATTTTCGTCAGAACATACTGCGTGCATACAACTATCAATGTGCGGTATGTGGCTATAACCTGAGGCATGACAGTACGCCCGTTGGATTGGAAGCTGCCCATATTAAATGGAAACAATATGGAGGTCCTTGCACTGTAACTAATGGGTTGGCGTTGTGCTCATTGCATCATTCTGCATTTGATATGGGGGTGATTGGTATTGATGACGGCATGAGGCTATTGGTTTCTGAAGGGGTAAACGGTAGCCAAATGGTTGATCGCCTGTTCTGGGATTTTGCCGGGCATGCGATCTTACTGCCAAAAAGCCCGGAATATTACCCACTGGAACAGTTTGTTGAATGGCATCAAAAGCAGGTGTTTAAAAGCTAA
- a CDS encoding fimbria/pilus outer membrane usher protein, whose translation MSAFNRSLSPLTAAVLLALSGWAVADDANDEFEFNPYFMSLDSQQRIDLTRYNQDLTPVGTYRAELIVNGRRIGRDEVSIKDRLVDGKAISKVDVCIKRNTLSALDINVEKLSAEAQTQINDAKPDSCLALNQLLPENSVAFDANDLTLNLDLPEIYLIQRPRGYVNPEQWDQGITAATLGYNLNASRTHYGNKDYDNLYGNLNAGFNLKGWYFRHNGIYTKPNDSSGDYNNINTFVQRDIAAIQGRLLVGDANTKGELFDTLSFRGAQIANEEQMLPNALRGYAPVVRGSARTAAKVVIRQSGDIIYEKNVAPGPFEITDLYPTGYGGNLDVTIEEADGSSQNFQMPYASTSNLLRPGTHHYSLTYGKLRSSWLKSEPVLLEGTYRRGINNSLTLYGGVQGNEDYQAIQGGTSIGTPIGAFSFDVTHAKTKLGEAWGVDQGSMSGQSYQLKYSQNIESTGSNLSVAAYRFSTDGYMDFTTGMSTREVMSNGYNKDWIRRAKNRLSVSAAQTLPEDYGQFYISAWQQAYWNDDRTDRQYQFGYNNRFKSISYGLNMTRSQDGYGKAQNTYMLNIMVPLDNLFGFNQMGITVNRGPDSTMNEQVFVNGTAGEDRQYNYNINAGMTRDGREDSRSTSLVVNGSARTPYTTVNALAGAGKGYETYSAGLSGAMVAHSGGLTLTPYSGDTYALVEAKGAKGAKMVSYPGIKVDSFGYAVVPYLTAYQMNDVEISPKGLSNNVELNLTRQKVAPYSGAVVKVSYDTTVGYPALINAPMANGKALPFGADVYDEQDRHIGVVGQGGRLFARVPAMEGKLKVIWGDAVDQQCSLSYLMPKEANPEQDNVIKFNSVCQ comes from the coding sequence ATGTCAGCTTTTAACCGTTCGCTTTCTCCATTGACAGCTGCCGTCTTGCTCGCCCTGTCCGGCTGGGCCGTAGCGGATGACGCCAATGACGAGTTTGAGTTTAACCCCTATTTTATGAGCCTGGATAGCCAGCAGCGTATCGATCTGACCCGCTACAATCAGGATTTAACGCCAGTTGGCACCTATCGGGCTGAACTGATCGTCAACGGTCGACGAATTGGTCGCGATGAAGTGTCGATTAAAGATCGTCTGGTTGATGGTAAAGCCATATCCAAAGTGGATGTCTGTATTAAGCGCAATACCCTGAGCGCGCTGGATATCAACGTCGAAAAGCTCAGTGCCGAAGCACAAACACAAATTAATGATGCTAAACCGGACAGCTGTCTGGCGCTGAATCAACTGCTACCGGAAAACAGCGTGGCGTTTGATGCCAACGATCTGACCCTCAATTTGGATCTGCCGGAAATCTATCTGATCCAGCGTCCGCGGGGCTATGTTAATCCCGAACAATGGGATCAGGGGATCACCGCCGCCACGTTGGGCTATAACCTCAATGCCAGCCGCACCCATTACGGCAATAAAGATTATGACAACCTGTATGGCAACCTGAACGCCGGTTTTAACCTGAAAGGCTGGTACTTTCGCCATAACGGTATTTACACCAAACCCAATGACAGCAGCGGCGATTACAACAATATCAATACCTTTGTGCAGCGGGATATTGCTGCGATACAGGGCCGCCTGTTAGTCGGTGATGCTAATACCAAAGGGGAGCTGTTCGACACCCTGTCATTTCGCGGTGCACAAATTGCCAACGAAGAGCAGATGCTGCCAAACGCCCTGCGCGGCTATGCCCCAGTGGTGCGCGGCAGTGCCCGTACTGCGGCGAAAGTAGTGATCCGCCAGTCCGGCGATATCATTTATGAGAAAAATGTGGCGCCGGGACCGTTTGAAATTACCGACCTGTATCCTACCGGTTACGGCGGTAATCTGGATGTCACTATTGAAGAGGCCGACGGCAGCTCACAGAACTTCCAGATGCCTTACGCCTCCACCAGTAATCTGCTGCGTCCGGGCACCCATCACTACAGCCTGACCTACGGTAAATTGCGTTCCAGCTGGCTGAAAAGCGAACCGGTGTTGCTGGAAGGTACCTATCGTCGCGGTATCAATAATAGCCTGACCCTGTACGGCGGCGTGCAGGGTAATGAAGACTATCAGGCGATACAGGGCGGGACTTCTATTGGTACGCCCATTGGTGCTTTCTCCTTTGATGTTACCCATGCCAAAACCAAGCTGGGCGAAGCCTGGGGAGTAGATCAGGGCTCGATGTCCGGCCAGAGCTATCAGCTGAAATACAGCCAGAATATTGAATCTACCGGCAGTAATTTGTCGGTGGCGGCCTATCGCTTCTCCACCGATGGCTATATGGATTTCACCACCGGCATGTCCACCCGGGAGGTGATGAGTAATGGTTACAACAAAGACTGGATCCGTCGGGCGAAGAATCGCCTGTCGGTGAGTGCCGCACAAACGCTGCCGGAGGATTACGGCCAGTTCTATATCAGCGCCTGGCAGCAGGCGTACTGGAATGACGATCGTACCGATCGCCAGTATCAGTTTGGCTATAACAATCGTTTCAAAAGTATCAGCTATGGTCTGAATATGACCCGCAGTCAGGATGGTTATGGCAAAGCGCAAAACACCTACATGCTGAACATTATGGTGCCGCTGGATAACCTGTTTGGTTTTAACCAGATGGGGATCACCGTTAACCGTGGGCCGGATAGCACCATGAATGAACAGGTGTTTGTTAACGGCACCGCCGGGGAAGATCGTCAATATAACTACAACATTAATGCCGGTATGACCCGCGATGGTCGTGAAGACAGCCGCAGCACCAGTCTGGTGGTGAATGGCTCTGCGCGCACCCCTTATACAACGGTTAATGCGCTGGCGGGGGCCGGTAAAGGTTATGAAACTTATTCTGCCGGTTTAAGCGGTGCCATGGTGGCCCACAGCGGTGGCCTGACCCTGACCCCATACAGCGGCGATACCTATGCGCTAGTCGAAGCCAAAGGGGCCAAAGGGGCGAAAATGGTCAGCTATCCGGGGATTAAGGTGGACAGCTTCGGCTATGCGGTCGTGCCTTATCTGACCGCTTACCAGATGAATGATGTGGAGATCAGTCCAAAAGGCCTTTCCAACAACGTTGAGCTCAACCTGACCCGTCAGAAAGTGGCGCCGTACAGCGGTGCTGTGGTGAAAGTGAGTTATGACACCACGGTGGGTTATCCGGCACTGATCAATGCGCCAATGGCCAATGGTAAAGCACTGCCTTTTGGTGCCGATGTGTATGACGAACAGGATCGGCATATTGGTGTGGTAGGGCAGGGTGGTCGTCTGTTTGCCCGGGTGCCGGCAATGGAAGGGAAATTAAAAGTGATATGGGGCGATGCGGTGGATCAGCAGTGCTCCCTGAGTTATCTGATGCCGAAGGAGGCGAATCCGGAGCAGGATAACGTAATTAAATTTAACTCAGTCTGTCAGTAA
- a CDS encoding fimbrial biogenesis chaperone, with protein sequence MNNRIIFRQLTALAFALSLTAPALAGVVITGTRVVYPAGEREVMVKIDNKGDKPVLIQSWVDDGDPEATPETAKAPFTITPPVNRVNAGKGQTLRLMFTGEELPTDKESVFWLSVLEVPPRAKEQKNQLQMAFRSRIKVFYRPQALPGDANIAGESVTWRKVQGGVEAKNPTPYYVSLANIASDKEGKNLVGEGGMIAPNSTQFFPMKKGLSTIYPSYINDYGGIRPTLQQVAP encoded by the coding sequence ATGAATAACAGAATAATATTCCGTCAATTGACCGCGCTGGCCTTTGCCCTGTCACTAACCGCTCCGGCGTTGGCTGGCGTGGTGATCACTGGAACCCGGGTGGTTTATCCGGCAGGCGAACGTGAAGTGATGGTAAAAATTGATAACAAAGGCGACAAACCGGTACTGATACAAAGCTGGGTAGATGACGGCGATCCGGAAGCCACGCCGGAAACCGCTAAAGCCCCCTTCACCATTACTCCACCGGTTAACCGGGTGAATGCCGGTAAAGGCCAGACCCTCCGCCTGATGTTTACCGGAGAAGAACTGCCAACAGATAAAGAATCGGTGTTCTGGCTCAGCGTGTTGGAAGTGCCACCGCGGGCGAAAGAGCAGAAGAATCAGTTGCAGATGGCGTTCCGCTCACGCATCAAAGTTTTCTATCGCCCGCAGGCACTGCCGGGTGATGCCAATATCGCCGGTGAGTCTGTGACCTGGCGCAAAGTACAGGGCGGGGTGGAAGCCAAAAACCCAACGCCGTATTACGTCTCGCTGGCCAATATCGCCTCGGATAAAGAGGGTAAAAATCTGGTGGGTGAAGGAGGAATGATTGCACCTAATAGCACGCAATTTTTCCCGATGAAAAAAGGTCTGAGCACCATTTATCCGTCCTATATCAACGACTATGGCGGCATTCGACCAACGTTACAGCAGGTAGCTCCCTGA
- a CDS encoding IS1 family transposase: protein MIRLNPECPHCHRKEGIRKHGTSRTRLQRYMCIDCGKTFQTRYYYRANYHNINSQISDLVSKGWTPQKIGTHLKISVNTVNRRLKDLLIHNDSLAD from the coding sequence ATGATACGCCTAAATCCAGAGTGCCCTCATTGCCATCGTAAAGAGGGGATCAGAAAGCACGGAACCAGCAGAACCCGATTACAGCGCTATATGTGTATTGACTGCGGTAAGACGTTCCAGACCCGCTATTACTACCGGGCAAACTACCACAATATCAATAGCCAAATCAGCGATCTGGTCAGTAAGGGCTGGACACCGCAGAAGATAGGCACGCATCTGAAGATCAGCGTTAACACGGTAAACCGTCGGTTGAAAGACCTGTTAATTCATAATGACTCGCTAGCGGACTGA
- a CDS encoding fimbrial protein, with protein MREPIVKVLCGKRKMGLAGKLILGLLALVAVEAKAATCAPYDPAYYRDLSVPVVGPGIASVGEEVAVGSIIYYGSYQIEYMNMGWWCHWAFGEAPVTIEAFTKVNVISQPSGAPVLMGNKTVFPTNIPGIGMAVQMSTGIMTSWQYPVDWIHTPYVSTSPTGAGMSHSPLGHFNVQLIKTGPISTSGTQQVLASSFPVFEASQGTTAPSFFSQKFWTVRFNGAINIVTKTCQVEDVDVDLGSHQLSDFPTRYSTSEWKDFNITLKNCPPFHGYMTGTGRYIYDEKTGQTTSSGSPITANKLNFSFTSVHGNYNTYAANTETGPGTAEGFAIQMATQDSSNANINLTSNVPHTSLGITLTTNDGANYVIPLKARYYRYGATAKAGKANGAVTYTVNYY; from the coding sequence ATGAGGGAACCAATAGTGAAAGTGCTATGTGGCAAAAGGAAGATGGGGCTGGCAGGTAAGTTGATATTGGGGTTACTGGCGCTGGTGGCTGTAGAGGCAAAGGCGGCAACCTGCGCTCCTTACGATCCGGCTTACTACCGGGATCTTTCTGTTCCAGTGGTGGGACCGGGTATTGCCAGCGTTGGGGAAGAGGTGGCCGTTGGATCGATCATCTATTATGGCTCATACCAGATCGAATATATGAATATGGGATGGTGGTGTCATTGGGCTTTTGGGGAGGCGCCTGTCACCATAGAAGCCTTTACAAAAGTTAATGTGATTTCCCAGCCATCTGGTGCTCCGGTGCTGATGGGGAATAAAACCGTCTTTCCAACCAATATTCCGGGAATTGGCATGGCTGTTCAGATGAGCACGGGTATTATGACCAGTTGGCAATATCCGGTGGATTGGATTCATACTCCCTATGTGAGTACTTCACCGACAGGGGCAGGGATGTCGCATTCGCCTCTGGGTCATTTCAACGTTCAATTAATCAAAACCGGACCCATTTCAACTTCCGGAACTCAACAGGTACTGGCGTCATCATTTCCCGTTTTTGAGGCATCACAGGGAACGACGGCTCCCTCCTTTTTTAGTCAGAAATTCTGGACCGTGCGTTTTAACGGCGCGATTAATATTGTAACTAAAACCTGTCAGGTTGAAGATGTGGATGTAGATTTAGGTTCGCATCAGTTATCTGATTTCCCTACCAGATACAGTACTTCTGAGTGGAAAGATTTTAATATTACCCTGAAGAACTGCCCGCCTTTTCATGGGTATATGACAGGTACCGGCAGATATATTTATGACGAAAAAACCGGTCAAACAACCTCATCGGGCTCTCCGATAACAGCCAATAAATTGAATTTTTCATTTACCAGCGTTCACGGTAATTACAATACTTATGCTGCCAATACTGAAACCGGACCGGGTACGGCAGAAGGATTTGCCATTCAGATGGCAACTCAGGACAGCAGCAATGCAAATATTAACCTGACTTCAAACGTTCCCCATACTTCATTGGGTATTACGCTGACGACTAATGATGGGGCTAATTATGTGATCCCATTGAAGGCTCGATATTATCGGTATGGTGCTACGGCGAAGGCCGGGAAGGCGAATGGGGCGGTGACGTATACGGTGAATTATTATTAG
- a CDS encoding D-serine ammonia-lyase: MKSTEIQQLINDFPLVKRLIDLEEVSWFNPRATTLKEGLPYVGLNTRDVQQAEARLKRFAPYLCKAFPETQVTNGIIESDVVAIPDMQKTLNQRYGVEVTGKMLLKKDSHLPISGSIKARGGIYEVLTHAEKLAMQAGLLQESDDYSKLFSEEFKQFFSQYSIAVGSTGNLGMSIGIMSAKLGFSVSVHMSADAREWKKQKLRSHGVNVVEYEQDYGVAVEQGRKEAESDPNCFFIDDENSQTLFLGYSVAGGRLKAQFEQMNVVVDENHPLFVYLPCGVGGGPGGVAFGLKLAFGDNVHCIFAEPTHSPCMLLGVHTGLHDGISVQDLGIDNVTAADGLAVGRASGFVGRAMERLLDGYYTLSDQEMYDLLGLMNRDEGIQLEPSALAGMPGPSRVTADKAYLESKQLTAEKMRNATHLVWATGGGMVPEVEMAKYLATARI; the protein is encoded by the coding sequence ATGAAAAGCACAGAGATTCAACAATTAATCAACGACTTCCCTCTGGTTAAACGCCTGATTGATCTGGAAGAAGTGAGCTGGTTTAACCCGCGTGCCACCACGCTGAAAGAAGGTCTGCCATACGTAGGGCTGAATACCCGCGACGTACAACAAGCCGAAGCCCGACTGAAGCGTTTTGCCCCTTATTTGTGCAAAGCCTTCCCGGAAACTCAGGTGACTAACGGAATTATTGAATCAGACGTCGTGGCTATCCCTGACATGCAGAAAACCCTGAATCAGCGCTATGGCGTTGAGGTCACAGGAAAAATGTTGTTGAAAAAAGACAGTCATTTACCGATTTCCGGCTCGATTAAAGCACGTGGTGGTATTTATGAAGTGCTGACCCACGCCGAGAAGCTGGCAATGCAGGCAGGATTACTGCAAGAGAGCGACGACTACAGCAAACTGTTCTCCGAAGAGTTTAAACAATTCTTCAGCCAGTACAGCATTGCGGTTGGTTCAACGGGTAATCTCGGTATGTCTATCGGCATCATGAGCGCCAAACTGGGCTTTAGCGTCAGCGTCCATATGTCTGCCGATGCCCGCGAGTGGAAAAAACAGAAACTGCGTTCCCACGGTGTGAACGTGGTGGAATACGAACAGGACTATGGTGTTGCGGTAGAACAAGGCCGTAAAGAAGCGGAATCCGATCCTAACTGCTTCTTTATTGATGATGAAAACTCTCAAACTCTGTTCCTTGGTTATTCTGTGGCAGGAGGTCGATTAAAAGCCCAGTTTGAGCAGATGAATGTGGTAGTCGATGAAAACCATCCGTTATTTGTCTATCTACCTTGCGGCGTGGGCGGCGGTCCCGGCGGCGTAGCCTTCGGTCTGAAACTGGCGTTCGGCGATAACGTCCACTGTATTTTTGCCGAACCAACTCACTCCCCTTGTATGCTGTTAGGCGTACATACCGGTTTGCACGATGGCATTTCAGTACAGGACCTCGGTATTGATAACGTCACTGCCGCCGACGGTCTGGCAGTAGGCAGAGCCTCCGGTTTTGTTGGCCGGGCAATGGAACGCCTGCTGGATGGTTATTACACCTTAAGCGATCAGGAAATGTACGATCTGTTAGGCTTAATGAATCGCGACGAAGGCATTCAACTGGAACCTTCCGCACTGGCAGGTATGCCGGGCCCGTCCCGCGTCACCGCCGATAAAGCCTATCTGGAAAGTAAACAACTGACCGCTGAAAAAATGCGTAATGCCACCCATCTGGTATGGGCAACCGGCGGCGGCATGGTACCGGAAGTCGAAATGGCAAAATATCTGGCGACAGCCAGGATATAA